Part of the Paenibacillus guangzhouensis genome is shown below.
TTTCCAGGTCTTCTCGAAAATTATTTTACCTTTATCACGACCGATCATTACGTATATTTCCTTAATGACGTTCACAGGAGCTTGGATGGATTTCATCTTCGCAGGATTGATTCTACGTTCCCGTGATCAATGGACGCTTGCGGTAGGATTGTTCAACCTCGTTGACTCTTACTCCAGTACTGCGTTCACCCTCTTCGCTGCTGGGGCTGTGCTCGTCGCCGTGCCGATTACGATTCTATTCGCATTCACGCAACGATTCCTCGTGGAAGGCTTAACTTCCGGAGCGAATAAAGGATGATGGATCGGGTGAAGTCCAAATGGTGGGTTCACAGTACGCTTGCTCTATTTCTTGTCATGTCCCTGGTTGTAACCGGATGTACCAGTGATCGCGGGTCGGAAAAAGAGGCTGTAGAGGCGGGGACAAAGGTTGCATCGGATAAAAAGACTACTCCTCCGGCAGTGCAGACAACTGACGCTGAGGTAGATGAGCAGCCTTCAAGAGTCTACTACGAAATTTTCGTAAGAAGCTTCTATGATAATGACGGGGATGGTATTGGTGATTTGAACGGTGTCACGGCTAAGCTGGACTACCTGAAAGATCTCGGGGTTGGCGGCATCTGGCTGATGCCGATCAATCCTTCCCCAAGCTATCACGGCTACGATGTCACCGACTATTATGGGATACAGAAGCAGTACGGCACGATGGAAGATTTCAAGAAACTGCTGGATGAAGCACATAAACGTGACATCAAAGTGATCATGGATTTGGTCGTCAATCATACGAGCAGTGAGCATCCTTGGTTCAAGGCCGCTGCCGCTGATGCTAAGAGTCCGTATCGCGACTGGTACACATGGGCGAAGCCTGGTGAGAGCCTCCCCTCGGATGGAGCAACCGGCGCCCAGCCATGGCACAAATCCGGGGATGACCAATATCTCGGGATCTTCTGGGAAGGGATGCCGGATCTTAATTTCGACAACCCAGACGTCCGCAAAGAGATGATCAAGGTAGGCCAATTCTGGCTGAAGCAAGGCGTCGACGGCTTCCGTCTCGATGCCGCGAAGCACATCTATGAGGATTTCAAATCGCAAGGAAATCTCCCTGCGACGAAAGAGAAGAACCAAGCATGGTGGCAAGAATTCCGCAAAGGGATCGAGGAGATCCACCCCGATGCATACCTCGTCGGTGAGGTATGGGATTCCACAGCGAAGATTGGTCCTTTCCTAGCGCAAGCCTTAGACTCT
Proteins encoded:
- a CDS encoding alpha-amylase family glycosyl hydrolase; the protein is MMDRVKSKWWVHSTLALFLVMSLVVTGCTSDRGSEKEAVEAGTKVASDKKTTPPAVQTTDAEVDEQPSRVYYEIFVRSFYDNDGDGIGDLNGVTAKLDYLKDLGVGGIWLMPINPSPSYHGYDVTDYYGIQKQYGTMEDFKKLLDEAHKRDIKVIMDLVVNHTSSEHPWFKAAAADAKSPYRDWYTWAKPGESLPSDGATGAQPWHKSGDDQYLGIFWEGMPDLNFDNPDVRKEMIKVGQFWLKQGVDGFRLDAAKHIYEDFKSQGNLPATKEKNQAWWQEFRKGIEEIHPDAYLVGEVWDSTAKIGPFLAQALDSCFNFDLSKTILSTVSSEKATDIAFNLERIYSYYAKNSDGKFVDAPFLTNHDMNRTMSEVKGNTDHAKMAASILLTLPGNPFLYYGEEIGMLGMKPDEQIREPMIWSAATSGSVKEQTTWESLVYNKDAKQGVTEQEKDNESLYNHYKKLIQWRNDEPALHDGGIASYKFDNASVLAYQRVTKATKALVVHNLSKETQKVVLPDDAYKTLALQSKDSAVLNGKSLELPPYSTVILK